The window GTAAAAAACGGATCAAACACCAGCTCTTGCGGCACGATGCCCAGCTTGCGTCGCGCGTTGCGGTAATCGCTCACCACATTGTGGCCCATGACTTCGACCACGCCACTGTCGGCACGGGTCAGCCCGGCCAGGATGGTGATCAGTGTGGTCTTGCCAGCACCGTTGGGGCCGAGCAGCGCAAAGAATTCACCTGGAAGGATATCCAGGCTGACTTGGTCGAGCGCTTGCAAGGATTTGAAGCGCTTGCTGATCTGGTGGATGCGGATGGCGGCCTTCATCGGCGGAGGCTTGCAATGAAAGCGCTCCATTCTACACGAGCGATCTGGAGTTGGGGTGGGGCTGGCGGAGTCGATCTGTTGGTCGATGCCATCCGCCAAAAAACAAGCCGCCCGATGAGCGGCCTGTCGGTCATGTTGAAGGTGCTTGGTGGGCTGTCAGAAACGGGTCAGCAGGCTGAGGCCGGCGCTGCGTTCCTTGCTGTCACGCATGCCGATCACCTGTTGGTAATTCAGCCCGACCGTGGTGGCCCTGCCGATATCGACATTGACGCCCGCGCCAACCGTGCCGTAGCTGTCATCCTGGCGGGCAATCTGGACATCGAATCCACCCGGCATGTTGACCAGGCCGACCGTCAGCTTGCGATCACCGCCCTTGAATTCATGCTTGCCGGCCAGATCCAGATAGGGACGGATCTGGCCGAAGCCAGCCGCGAAATTGCCTTCGACGGCCAAGCCCAGGCTGCCGACGACCGATTTGACCTTTTGGCTGCTGAATGTCATGGCTGTTGAGCGTCCGCTACCTTCCTGATAGGCGGCAATGTCGATGTTCTGATAGGCCAGCCCTGCTTTGGGGATGAGCTTGATCGGCCCCATCGGCATTCTGTAACCCAGGCCCAGCTTCAGTTGGGTGCGATCCGCCTTGGCATTGCCATTTTCGATGCGGGTGGCCGCGCCCAGCTTGATGGCGCGTTCGATCTTGTCGAAATTGGTATTGCCGATGCTGCCCAGCCAATTGACATACCAGTTGTCCAGATCCGCTTGCCCGAACACGCTCAATGTCGTCTCGCGGCTTTGCACCCGGCCACTGCCGCTCAGCTGGCCTGCCTGCTCATTGCGCGAGACAGCAAAGCCGATGTTGACGTTGTCGGTGGCGAGCACATCAAACCCAACTGTGGCGCTGAGCTTGTCCTTGCCGTCGAAGCGCGGTTGGGTGTCACGCGCTGAGCGATCCATGCGGGTGCTGCCTGCATCGACGAACACCCGATAACCACCGGTGCTCTGGCGCGTGCCAGCGAGTGACCGCAAGTGGTTGTCGATGACTGCTTCATGCGCTCGGCCTCCTGCCAGTTGCAGATCGACCAAAGGGGCGATGGCATTGCCTGCGTCCAGAATCGAGATCAGGTAATCTGCAATCAGCGCGTGCATTTGTGGTGTCGGGTGGCGGTCATCGGCAAACAGGTAGGTTTTGCTGCTGTCTACGCCTGGTGTATTGGCAGAGCATTGAATGGAGTTCACCAGCGTGTTCGGGCAGGCGGCGCCGGTCACATTGTCGATGCCATAGAGTTTGGAATCGGCCACCACTTCATCAACCAGATGGAAGATATCCGCCGGGATGACATTGATGCCTTGTGTGATCATGCCCGCACTGACCGCCAGGTTGAAGCCCTCACTCAATTGTTTGCCACCAGCCGCCGCCCGGGCAAGGGCGGTGGCCACGGTGCCATCGGGCAGAGGTACGCCAGCGGCAGTGAAGGCAGCCTGGGCTGCGGCGGCAGCATTGTTGCGTGCGGTGGTGGGGTCATCACTGGCGCGATATTGCGCAAACATGGCATTGACCGCTGCCGTGCGAATGGCGTTGGTAGCGGTGCTGATGCCGGCACTAATGGCGGCGCTACGGTTGGCGGCTGGAATGCTGCCAGCGGCGATGCCTGCATCGACCTGTGCGGTGACCGCATTGGTGATGCCCGTGGCCACTGCGCTGTTGGCCAGAATGCCATCGATGGCACCGAACGCGACACCGGGTACGTTCGCAAAGTTGGGTAGATTAGGCACGACAATGGTTTTGGCGCCAGCCTGACGTAGACGGGCGACCTGGGTGAGCAGGCTTGTCGCTGATGCCTGGATTTCTGCAGCGGCATCAGCAGGATTGCTCGCCGCCTTGGCCAATGCGACCGGGACATCGTTGCCACCGGTGTACATAATATATAGTGCATTGGGATCGACGCCGTTGACATTGCGTGCCTTGAAGTCATCCAATGCATTGGTCACCTGGGTCGGCAGATCATGGATGTTGCCGAATAGCCCATTACGATCGGATTCAATGGATCGCGCACCGCCTTGAGCGTAGTTGTTGCCTGTGCGGGGGGTGTTCGGATTGTCCCGATTGTTGGCAATCATCGATTTGCCATAATGTTCAGCCACCCGATCAACATAGACCAGCCCTGGATTGACGGTGAATCGCGCACCGGGGGCGACACCCGCCCCCCCGGCAAAGGCGCCGGTATCCGACAGGCTGTCGCCGAATACATACATTTGGCTGTAGCTGTCGGCCTGTGCCGCACCGCTGAAGCTGCTGGCCACCGCGAGTGCTATGAGCGGTTTGACAAACTTTTTCATGATTTCTCCTGGTTTCTCAAGGCTATTGATATCTGGCAGTGATAATGCCGGACCTGGTCTGCTTGGTTGTGTTGATACAGTCTCATGGCCCTGCCGAGTGGCGTGTCGGAGCAGGGTCAAGCACCACAAGTTCCCTGCCGTGGGCCAAATCAGCGAAGCGCATGATGAGTGACCGGGGTCAGTATCGATGTGGGTTTATGAATCCATGTCAACAGAACTAGTGTTTGCCGCTGATAGTGATAATTGACTGATGTGAGCGGATGTCAAGGTGAATTCCAGCAAGCAGACGACCTGCCCAGTGCTTCCGGCTGGAGCGGCCCATGCCTCTCCCTGCTGTGCCATGTCGATTCACCTTGCTGCTTCAACGAATTGTAGGGGTGGTTTTCATTGTTGGCACGATTGATTGCGGCAATTGCATGCGACCAGGCACGATACGGTGTAATTACTCTAATCACAAGACTACAACACGTTGTTCGGAGCAAAAACGCCGTCTGTGCCGGAACGCACCAGCCGTTACATAGCCATTCAGTGGAAATCGGATACACTAGATAAAGTATAGGGGCACTTTCTAAAGCATGAGCACTGTAGCGCTTGTCGGGCGCATGACATAATGCATTCGTTCGATCACTACCAAATTCTCAGCAAGCTTGGCCAGGGGGCCATGGGTGTCGTCTATAAGGCGACCGATACCCGCTTGGATCGACCCGTTGCCCTGAAGGTCATGAGCATCAACCTGGAGCCGACCTTGCGCGAGCAGTTTGCTGCCCGCCTGCAACAGGAGGCGCGTTCGGCTGGGCGGCTGAATCATCCGAACATCATCACCATCTATGAATGCGAACGGGTCAATGACCTGCCTTACATTGCGATGGAGTTTGTCGATGGTCCGTCGCTGGCCGATATGCAAGAGACCGGCAAACAACTGCCCATCGACAAGGTATTGAAGATTCTGCGGCAGCTACTGAAAGGGTTGTCGTATGCCCACCAGAACAGCATCGTGCATCGTGATATCAAGCCTGGTAATTTGATGTTCACCAGCACCGGTGTGCTGAAGATCACCGATTTCGGCATCGCGCAGATGCCAGCCAGCGACCTGACCCAGACGGACACCCCGCTGGGGTCTCCCCGCTATATGTCCCCTGAGCAGGTATCCGCCAAGCGGGTGGATGGGCGTTCCGATATTTTCTCGTGTGGTGTGCTGCTCTACGAAATGTTGACTGGCAAGGCGCCCTTTGATGCCGACAATGTGGCCAGCGTCGTCTACAAGATCTTGTTCGAAATGCCACCTGCGCCGATCGAGCTGAATCCGGCGGTCCCAAAATGGCTGAGCGATTTGACCATGATCTGCTTGGCCAAGGCGCCCGAGCAGCGTTTTCAATCCGCCGAGGCCATGTTGGATGCGGTGCGAGGTGGGTTGCGCGAGCGGGATGAAGAGCTGGTCGCCCATGGCACCCTGATACCCA is drawn from Chitinivorax tropicus and contains these coding sequences:
- a CDS encoding autotransporter domain-containing protein, which produces MKKFVKPLIALAVASSFSGAAQADSYSQMYVFGDSLSDTGAFAGGAGVAPGARFTVNPGLVYVDRVAEHYGKSMIANNRDNPNTPRTGNNYAQGGARSIESDRNGLFGNIHDLPTQVTNALDDFKARNVNGVDPNALYIMYTGGNDVPVALAKAASNPADAAAEIQASATSLLTQVARLRQAGAKTIVVPNLPNFANVPGVAFGAIDGILANSAVATGITNAVTAQVDAGIAAGSIPAANRSAAISAGISTATNAIRTAAVNAMFAQYRASDDPTTARNNAAAAAQAAFTAAGVPLPDGTVATALARAAAGGKQLSEGFNLAVSAGMITQGINVIPADIFHLVDEVVADSKLYGIDNVTGAACPNTLVNSIQCSANTPGVDSSKTYLFADDRHPTPQMHALIADYLISILDAGNAIAPLVDLQLAGGRAHEAVIDNHLRSLAGTRQSTGGYRVFVDAGSTRMDRSARDTQPRFDGKDKLSATVGFDVLATDNVNIGFAVSRNEQAGQLSGSGRVQSRETTLSVFGQADLDNWYVNWLGSIGNTNFDKIERAIKLGAATRIENGNAKADRTQLKLGLGYRMPMGPIKLIPKAGLAYQNIDIAAYQEGSGRSTAMTFSSQKVKSVVGSLGLAVEGNFAAGFGQIRPYLDLAGKHEFKGGDRKLTVGLVNMPGGFDVQIARQDDSYGTVGAGVNVDIGRATTVGLNYQQVIGMRDSKERSAGLSLLTRF
- a CDS encoding serine/threonine-protein kinase: MHSFDHYQILSKLGQGAMGVVYKATDTRLDRPVALKVMSINLEPTLREQFAARLQQEARSAGRLNHPNIITIYECERVNDLPYIAMEFVDGPSLADMQETGKQLPIDKVLKILRQLLKGLSYAHQNSIVHRDIKPGNLMFTSTGVLKITDFGIAQMPASDLTQTDTPLGSPRYMSPEQVSAKRVDGRSDIFSCGVLLYEMLTGKAPFDADNVASVVYKILFEMPPAPIELNPAVPKWLSDLTMICLAKAPEQRFQSAEAMLDAVRGGLRERDEELVAHGTLIPKPEAVVAAKHPAPAAAGTKKKHAVGKPLAIWGGVLVAVGLLAVGVGVWLSTRLQPVTSPSQAPVVATQPTTLDPQANWKNAGAATLVTPPKVEPPAAVSLSESDEVVTQPDANAANSATASQPVPAGAAVVPLRTEKGGDSRGRKPTKDVKPDKPETPEPVRQPQIVREREPEPSPPAPKPAEQHRPRNNDNKSFWGKQLDCVRDGKCEAPVEQRTKRDR